Proteins from a single region of Esox lucius isolate fEsoLuc1 chromosome 13, fEsoLuc1.pri, whole genome shotgun sequence:
- the lzts3b gene encoding leucine zipper putative tumor suppressor 3 isoform X1 produces MGSVGSGVAGEQEFAMKSVGTRTTLPRAPPLSRRCPADRSCSADRLPPPPTAASEETASSDERGSVSIGTGTGTGTCAGTERPLDSDMDRITTTASNCVRGETGVGYGNGAGRRERERERESRGRDRENRERETREWERESRGGMGSLNGSGNIGGNDSGPGMTPRQHRDTGGTKPESHKNPPNPNPPKILPVSGKLEQNNSGLVRPSAFKPVVPKSFHSMQNLVGQTSVAGGEGRGVGGRREGGAGGGEPGAVPEALLLDQDSPGRSSCRAERARGGEENGGVQGGMSDSGRNSLTSLPTYAGSGSGFVPPAALGPLSASTSHINILGTNAGAAATLELEKPAYQNGLSASDSGRSSSGKSSSSYQRLSHLGDTPAPLRPSPSSDDFIQDLEDRLWEKEQEVQHMRRNLDQSEAAIVQVFEEKQRVWERQMDELRQNYASRLQQVTRRAQRSQNALQAQITRLSQDKRRLQEEMAALLAQREELERKCLNFRKEQADILPRLEETKWEVCQKAGEISLLKQQLRESQAEVTQRAGEMVSLRGQLKEANAQLRDREEAMLGLKDSYTAKSLELERCQGELRRTLTEVSILREKLSVFEAEVLGLKRALGKLGGGADSTITQNLGVGCLVPTWGALYSPQTHSEPPATPLTPTSDALLSLQSDEAKAQRQEAQRQERQQREEAQWHEMHPDAHQRQEARQRQEALQRQEALQRQEALQRQEAYLRQEAHLQQEAQLRKEAQLRQEAHLHQEAQQRQEAQREEWGNLLEQLEQLQGALRLERQQRERQALSFDQERNTWIEEKERVLKYQAQLQVSYVETLQKNLVLEKQVGQLGAKLTPSPSSSSSPPPSLTLSTLPPLPSVPLPSNIALTLSLPPCEDQKSPPSLLQLPNPWAGPSRLERIESTEI; encoded by the exons ATGGGCAGTGTGGGTAGCGGAGTGGCTGGGGAGCAGGAGTTTGCCATGAAGTCCGTGGGCACTAGGACCACCCTGCCCCGTGCCCCGCCCCTGTCTCGCCGTTGCCCCGCCGACCGCAGCTGCAGTGCCGATCGGCTCCCCCCGCCCCCAACAGCGGCCTCGGAGGAGACCGCGTCTAGTGACGAACGAGGAAGTGTCAGTATTGGGACCGGGACTGGAACCGGGACTTGTGCTGGTACAGAGCGGCCCCTGGACTCTGACATGGACCGCATCACCACAACGGCGTCCAACTGCGTCCGGGGGGAAACCGGGGTGGGATATGGTAACGGAGCAGGAAGAAGGGAGCGGGAGAGGGAGCGGGAGAGTcgagggagggatagagagaatcGGGAGAGGGAGActagagagtgggagagagag tcaaggggagggatggggagtCTGAATGGAAGCGGTAACATCGGGGGGAACGACAGCGGGCCTGGAATGACACCCcgacaacacagagacacaggagGGACTAAACCAGAAAGCCACAAAAACCCACCGAACCCTAACCCACCCAAAATCCTGCCCGTCTCTGGAAAACTGGAGCAG AACAACTCTGGCTTAGTTCGACCTTCTGCCTTcaaaccagtggttcccaaaagCTTTCACTCCATGCAGAACCTTGTTGGCCAAACCAGCGTGGCTGGAGGCGAGGGTAGGGGAGTGGGGGGGCGCAGAGAAGGAGGAGCGGGGGGTGGTGAACCAGGAGCAGTCCCAGAGGCCCTCCTGCTAGACCAGGACAGCCCAGGAAGAAGCAGCTGCCGGGCGGAGCGAGCCAGAGGGGGTGAAGAGAACGGAGGGGTACAGGGGGGGATGTCAGATTCAGGGAGAAACTCCCTGACCAGCCTGCCCACGTACGCAGGCTCCGGGTCGGGCTTTGTGCCCCCAGCGGCCCTGGGGCCTCTCAGTGCTTCCACCAGCCATATCAACATACTGGGGACCAATGCTGGAGCTGCTGCAACCCTTGAGTTGGAGAAACCAGCTTACCAG AACGGGCTGAGTGCGTCCGACAGTGGACGCTCCTCTTCAGGAAAGAGCTCCTCGTCTTACCAGAGGCTCAGTCACCTTGGGGACACCCCCGCACCCCTACGTCCCTCGCCCTCCTCCGATGACTTCATCCAAGACCTGGAGGATCGGCTCTGGGAGAAGGAGCAAGAG GTGCAGCACATGCGTCGTAACTTGGACCAGAGTGAGGCGGCCATCGTCCAAGTGTTTGAGGAGAAGCAGCGCGtgtgggagagacagatggacgAGCTGCGTCAGAACTACGCCTCCCGCTTGCAGCAG GTGACACGGCGTGCCCAGCGTTCCCAGAATGCCCTGCAGGCTCAGATCACCCGTCTGTCGCAGGACAAGCGACGCTTGCAGGAAGAGATGGCTGCCCTGCTAGCCCAGAGAGAGGAGCTGGAGAGAAAATGTCTAAACTTTAGGAAAGAACAGGCCGATATACTGCCACGCCTAGAGGAGACCAAGTGGGAG GTGTGCCAGAAGGCTGGGGAGATCTCCCTGCTCAAACAGCAGCTGAGGGAGAGCCAGGCCGAGGTGACCCAGCGGGCGGGCGAGATGGTGTCCCTCCGGGGCCAGCTGAAGGAGGCCAACGCCCAGCtgagggacagggaggaggcAATGCTGGGCCTCAAGGACTCATACACCGCCAAGAGCCTGGAACTGGAGCGCTGCCAGGGAGAACTGAGGAGGACCCTGACCGAG GTGTCTATCCTGAGGGAGAAGCTTAGCGTGTTTGAGGCTGAGGTTCTGGGTCTTAAACGAGCTCTGGGAAAACTGGGCGGAGGAGCTGATTCCACCATAACCCAAAACCTAGGAGTGGGGTGTCTAGTCCCCACATGGGGTGCTCTCTACAGCCCCCAGACCCATTCAGAGCCCCCGGCTACCCCCCTTACCCCCACCTCGGATGCCCTGCTCAGCCTCCAGAGCGATGAGGCAAAAGCCCAGAGGCAAGAGGCGCAGAGACAAGAGAGGCAGCAGCGTGAAGAGGCCCAGTGGCATGAAATGCACCCTGATGCTCACCAGCGCCAGGAGGCTCGACAGCGCCAAGAGGCCCTCCAACGTCAGGAGGCACTCCAGCGCCAGGAGGCCCTCCAGCGCCAGGAGGCCTATCTCCGTCAAGAGGCCCATCTCCAACAGGAAGCCCAACTGCGAAAGGAAGCTCAACTTCGTCAGGAGGCCCACCTTCACCAGGAGGCCCAGCAGCGTCAGGAAGCACAGCGAGAGGAGTGGGGAAACCTGCTAGAGCAGCTAGAACAGCTCCAGGGGGCCTTACGTCTAGAACGCCAACAGAGAGAGCGACAGGCCCTCAGTTTCGACCAGGAGCGGAACACCTGGATTGAGGAGAAGGAGCGCGTGCTGAAATATCAAGCGCAGCTTCAGGTCAGTTATGTTGAGACTCTACAGAAGAATCTAGTTCTGGAGAAACAGGTGGGACAGCTGGGGGCCAAactcaccccctccccctcctcctcaagCTCCCCTCCCCCATCACTGACCCTGTCAACCCTCCCTCCCCTGCCCTCAGTCCCGCTCCCCTCCAACATtgccctcaccctctccctccccccctgcGAGGACCAGAAAAGCCCCCCTTCCCTCCTCCAGCTGCCCAACCCCTGGGCTGGACCCTCGCGCCTTGAGAGGATAGAGTCCACGGAGATCTAG
- the smyd1b gene encoding LOW QUALITY PROTEIN: histone-lysine N-methyltransferase SMYD1b (The sequence of the model RefSeq protein was modified relative to this genomic sequence to represent the inferred CDS: inserted 2 bases in 2 codons), whose protein sequence is MENVEVFDSPGKGRGLRATKELXSGDVLFSEPPFASVVFDNLSEKICHSCFRRQEKLQRCGQCKFAHYCDRTCQIAGWKEHKVECGAIKAFGNIGDNIGKTPNENIRLAARIMWRLDXEGSIVSDTQLTTIDDLEDHISECQDDLKDLKVDIHNFLDYWPRYSKQHRVDDISHIFGVINCNGFTVSDQRGLNAVGVGLFPNLCLVNHDCWPNCTVVLNHGNQSAVNTMYHSQMRIELRALGKIEVGEEVTVSYVDFLNVTEDRQKQLKMQYFFDCTCEHCKGHIKDDLKMGGKVVDGIKVPDELVNEVTEYSREMLQKMEKARLDGNYHEVIKICRECIEKQEPVLADTHIYLLRMWSTASEVLAYLQFIDEAADYTRKMVDGYSKIYHPHNASLGMATMRAGVAHWQAGKIEVGHGMICKAYSILQITHGPTHPITKDLEAMRMQTEMELRMFKQNEMIYQSMREAALKNQPMTMNNEPLAESVKNLFRRPKK, encoded by the exons ATGGAAAACGTTGAGGTGTTTGACTCACCTGGAAAAGGGAGGGGACTAAGAGCCACCAAGGAGT CTTCAGGAGACGTGCTTTTCTCAGAACCCCCTTTTGCTTCAGTTGTCTTTGACAA TCTTTCGGAGAAGATCTGCCACAGCTGTTTCCGCAGACAGGAGAAGCTGCAGCGTTGTGGCCAGTGTAAGTTCGCCCATTACTGTGACAGAACATGCCAGATTGCCGGCTGGAAGGAACACAAGGTGGAGTGTGGAGCCATCAAGGCCTTCGGGAACATCGGGGACAACATTGGCAAGACTCCTAATGAGAATATCCG TTTGGCTGCCCGCATCATGTGGCGCCTGG AAGAGGGCAGCATTGTGTCAGACACACAGCTGACCACGATAGATGATCTGGAGGACCACATCAGCGAATGCCAGGACGACCTAAAAGATTTGAAGGTGGACATCCACAACTTCCTGGACTACTGGCCCCGCTACAGCAAGCAGCACCGGGTCGACGACATCTCACACATCTTCGGAGTG ATCAACTGTAACGGCTTCACGGTGAGCGACCAGAGAGGCTTAAACGCAGTAGGAGTGGGTCTGTTTCCTAACCTGTGTCTGGTCAACCACGACTGCTGGCCCAACTGCACTGTCGTCTTGAACCACGGCAA TCAGTCGGCTGTGAATACTATGTATCACTCTCAGATGAG GATTGAGCTACGTGCCCTGGGTAAGATCGaggtgggagaggaggtgacTGTATCCTATGTGGACTTCCTGAACGTGAccgaagacagacagaaacagctaAAAATGCAGTACTTCTTTGATTGCACCTGTGAACACTGTAAGGGTCACATCAAAGATGACCTTAAGATGGGAGGGAAGGTGGTGGATGGGATCAAG GTACCAGATGAGCTGGTGAACGAGGTCACAGAATACAGTCGGGAGATGCTGCAGAAGATGGAAAAGGCTCGCCTCGACGGCAACTACCATGAA GTTATTAAGATATGCAGGGAGTGCATAGAAAAACAGGAGCCGGTGTTGGCCGACACACACATCTACCTGCTGAGGATGTGGAGCACAGCCAGCGAGGTGTTAGCATACCTGCAGTTTATCGACGAGGCTGCTGACTACACACGCAAAATGGTGGACGGATACAG TAAAATATACCATCCGCACAACGCCAGCCTCGGAATGGCAACCATGAGGGCAGGAGTGGCCCACTGGCAAGCTGGGAAGATCGAGGTGGGACATGGAATGATCTGTAAGGCCTACTCCATCCTGCAGATCACCCATGGACCCACACATCCCATCACCAAAGACCTGGAG GCTATGAGAATGCAGACCGAGATGGAGTTAAGGATGTTCAAGCAGAATGAGATGATATACCAAAGCATGCGAGAGGCAGCCCTGAAGAACCAACCAATGACCATGAATAATGAACCTTTGGCAGAGAGCGTCAAGAATCTTTTCCGCCGGCCGAAGAAATAA
- the lzts3b gene encoding leucine zipper putative tumor suppressor 3 isoform X2 → MQNLVGQTSVAGGEGRGVGGRREGGAGGGEPGAVPEALLLDQDSPGRSSCRAERARGGEENGGVQGGMSDSGRNSLTSLPTYAGSGSGFVPPAALGPLSASTSHINILGTNAGAAATLELEKPAYQNGLSASDSGRSSSGKSSSSYQRLSHLGDTPAPLRPSPSSDDFIQDLEDRLWEKEQEVQHMRRNLDQSEAAIVQVFEEKQRVWERQMDELRQNYASRLQQVTRRAQRSQNALQAQITRLSQDKRRLQEEMAALLAQREELERKCLNFRKEQADILPRLEETKWEVCQKAGEISLLKQQLRESQAEVTQRAGEMVSLRGQLKEANAQLRDREEAMLGLKDSYTAKSLELERCQGELRRTLTEVSILREKLSVFEAEVLGLKRALGKLGGGADSTITQNLGVGCLVPTWGALYSPQTHSEPPATPLTPTSDALLSLQSDEAKAQRQEAQRQERQQREEAQWHEMHPDAHQRQEARQRQEALQRQEALQRQEALQRQEAYLRQEAHLQQEAQLRKEAQLRQEAHLHQEAQQRQEAQREEWGNLLEQLEQLQGALRLERQQRERQALSFDQERNTWIEEKERVLKYQAQLQVSYVETLQKNLVLEKQVGQLGAKLTPSPSSSSSPPPSLTLSTLPPLPSVPLPSNIALTLSLPPCEDQKSPPSLLQLPNPWAGPSRLERIESTEI, encoded by the exons ATGCAGAACCTTGTTGGCCAAACCAGCGTGGCTGGAGGCGAGGGTAGGGGAGTGGGGGGGCGCAGAGAAGGAGGAGCGGGGGGTGGTGAACCAGGAGCAGTCCCAGAGGCCCTCCTGCTAGACCAGGACAGCCCAGGAAGAAGCAGCTGCCGGGCGGAGCGAGCCAGAGGGGGTGAAGAGAACGGAGGGGTACAGGGGGGGATGTCAGATTCAGGGAGAAACTCCCTGACCAGCCTGCCCACGTACGCAGGCTCCGGGTCGGGCTTTGTGCCCCCAGCGGCCCTGGGGCCTCTCAGTGCTTCCACCAGCCATATCAACATACTGGGGACCAATGCTGGAGCTGCTGCAACCCTTGAGTTGGAGAAACCAGCTTACCAG AACGGGCTGAGTGCGTCCGACAGTGGACGCTCCTCTTCAGGAAAGAGCTCCTCGTCTTACCAGAGGCTCAGTCACCTTGGGGACACCCCCGCACCCCTACGTCCCTCGCCCTCCTCCGATGACTTCATCCAAGACCTGGAGGATCGGCTCTGGGAGAAGGAGCAAGAG GTGCAGCACATGCGTCGTAACTTGGACCAGAGTGAGGCGGCCATCGTCCAAGTGTTTGAGGAGAAGCAGCGCGtgtgggagagacagatggacgAGCTGCGTCAGAACTACGCCTCCCGCTTGCAGCAG GTGACACGGCGTGCCCAGCGTTCCCAGAATGCCCTGCAGGCTCAGATCACCCGTCTGTCGCAGGACAAGCGACGCTTGCAGGAAGAGATGGCTGCCCTGCTAGCCCAGAGAGAGGAGCTGGAGAGAAAATGTCTAAACTTTAGGAAAGAACAGGCCGATATACTGCCACGCCTAGAGGAGACCAAGTGGGAG GTGTGCCAGAAGGCTGGGGAGATCTCCCTGCTCAAACAGCAGCTGAGGGAGAGCCAGGCCGAGGTGACCCAGCGGGCGGGCGAGATGGTGTCCCTCCGGGGCCAGCTGAAGGAGGCCAACGCCCAGCtgagggacagggaggaggcAATGCTGGGCCTCAAGGACTCATACACCGCCAAGAGCCTGGAACTGGAGCGCTGCCAGGGAGAACTGAGGAGGACCCTGACCGAG GTGTCTATCCTGAGGGAGAAGCTTAGCGTGTTTGAGGCTGAGGTTCTGGGTCTTAAACGAGCTCTGGGAAAACTGGGCGGAGGAGCTGATTCCACCATAACCCAAAACCTAGGAGTGGGGTGTCTAGTCCCCACATGGGGTGCTCTCTACAGCCCCCAGACCCATTCAGAGCCCCCGGCTACCCCCCTTACCCCCACCTCGGATGCCCTGCTCAGCCTCCAGAGCGATGAGGCAAAAGCCCAGAGGCAAGAGGCGCAGAGACAAGAGAGGCAGCAGCGTGAAGAGGCCCAGTGGCATGAAATGCACCCTGATGCTCACCAGCGCCAGGAGGCTCGACAGCGCCAAGAGGCCCTCCAACGTCAGGAGGCACTCCAGCGCCAGGAGGCCCTCCAGCGCCAGGAGGCCTATCTCCGTCAAGAGGCCCATCTCCAACAGGAAGCCCAACTGCGAAAGGAAGCTCAACTTCGTCAGGAGGCCCACCTTCACCAGGAGGCCCAGCAGCGTCAGGAAGCACAGCGAGAGGAGTGGGGAAACCTGCTAGAGCAGCTAGAACAGCTCCAGGGGGCCTTACGTCTAGAACGCCAACAGAGAGAGCGACAGGCCCTCAGTTTCGACCAGGAGCGGAACACCTGGATTGAGGAGAAGGAGCGCGTGCTGAAATATCAAGCGCAGCTTCAGGTCAGTTATGTTGAGACTCTACAGAAGAATCTAGTTCTGGAGAAACAGGTGGGACAGCTGGGGGCCAAactcaccccctccccctcctcctcaagCTCCCCTCCCCCATCACTGACCCTGTCAACCCTCCCTCCCCTGCCCTCAGTCCCGCTCCCCTCCAACATtgccctcaccctctccctccccccctgcGAGGACCAGAAAAGCCCCCCTTCCCTCCTCCAGCTGCCCAACCCCTGGGCTGGACCCTCGCGCCTTGAGAGGATAGAGTCCACGGAGATCTAG